The Deltaproteobacteria bacterium DNA segment TGTTTTGTGGATTGCCGCGCCGGCGGACGTGGTGCTGGCGCAGGACAAGTACCCGAACAAGACCATCACCTGGTTGATCCCGTATGGTCCGGGCGGCGGTTTCGATCTTCACAGCCGCGCCATGGTCCCGGGCCTGAGGAAGGCCCTGGGCGTCAACATCATCATCCGCAACCAGCCGGGCGCGGGCGGCAACATCGCCTGGAACCTCACCTGGGCATCCAAGCCCGACGGCTACACCATCTCCACGGTCAACATCCCCGGAGCCATCGTCTCCGAATTGTTCAACGAGCCGAAGCCGCACTACAGCCTGAAGAAGTTCTCCTGGATCGGCCAGATCTCGGCAGGACCTTACGTCTTCGCCGTGGGCGCCAAGACCCCGTTCCACAAACCGGAGGACCTGCGCAACGCCAAGGAGGTGCTGGTGACCGGCACGGGAGTCGGCGGGACGGCATGGGTGACGGAGGTGCTCACCGCCGCGGTCATGAAATTCAACCACCGTTTCGTCCTGGGCTACCCCAGCGCGCCCGCGTCCAACATGGGGATCGTGCGCGGCGAGGGCGACGGCCGTGCGCTGGGCCTGGATTCTCCGGGTCAGATGCGCTTCGTCCGCGAAGGCGACATGAGGGCCTTGTGGGTGTACCTGGACGAGCGTTCTCCGGAATTCCCCAACGTGCCCACCGTGGGCGAGCTGGGGCACCCGGAACTCACGGTGCTGGCATCGCACCGGGTGGTCACGGCGCCTCCGAACATGCCCAAGGACCGGCTGGAAATCCTCCAGAACGCGTTCAACGCGGCCACCAAGGACCCCGACGTCCTGGCACGATTCGCCCAGATGAAGGCCAAGATCGAGCCGGTGGTAGGCCAGGATTGGGTGGATATGCTCAACGGCTTCTACGGCCTGATCCAGGACAACGCCGAGATCGTCAAGAAGTCATTGAAGAACTAGCGCGCTGCCGCGCGCCCGCGCCAGACGGGAAAGGGAAAGTCGCATGCAGACTTTGAGACTCTACACCGGAGACGACGGCGAATCCCATTTCGAGGACATCGACCTGAAGTTCGAGCCGGACCGGCAGATGGAAAGCGTCGTCCTGGGCGCGGCCAAGAGCGTCAACGTCCGCCGGGTTCCGCCGGGCGTGCTGCTCGACTGGCACCCGGCCCCCCGGCGGCAGTACCTGTTCACTCTCTCGGGAGCGTGGGACATCGAGTGCGGCGGGGGAGAGGTGCGGCGTTTCCAGGCCGGCGATATCATGCTTGCGGACGACCTCACCGGCCGCGGCCATCGGAGCCGCGTTGTCGGCGATGAGCCGCACGTGTTCGCGGTGGTGCCGTTGGCCGACTGAGAGTAAGCGGAGAAGTTCTCGCAGCGTCCTTCGACTTCGGTTCACGGGTTGGAACGAACGAAGTCGAAGGGCGCCGACTCTTGCGCCGAGCAAGAGAAGGGGATTCCTTACGCGCTGGCGGCGGACGCGCCGCCGTCCACCACCAGGGTCGTGCCGGTGACGAATGACGATTCGTCGGAGGCCAGGAACAGGATCGTGCTGGCCACCTCCCGCGGCTCACCCCAGCGCTTCATGAGCGTGTGCTGCGCGCCCGTTCGGCGCAACTCCTCCTCGCTGATCCCGCGTGCCTCGGCGCGCGCGATGTGAAAAGGTGTGATGGTTGGGCCGGGACAGACGGTGTTCACGCGAATGCCGTGTCCCACCTCCTCGATGGCCAGGGTGCGGCCGAGGCTCACCACCGCGGCCTTGGTGACGTCGTACTGTCCCATTCCCGCGCGCCCGGTCACCCCGAATACCGAAGAGACGTTGACGATGCTGCCGCCGCTCCGGGCGCGCAGCAGGGGCACGGCCGTCTTGCAGCAGTGGACCGTGGCCATGAGGTTGACCGCCAGGATGGAATCCCAAGAGTCCTCCTCGGCGTCGGCCAAGGGCCCGTATACCCGGATGCCGGCGACGT contains these protein-coding regions:
- a CDS encoding tripartite tricarboxylate transporter substrate binding protein translates to MLRKLIGWALLSAVLWIAAPADVVLAQDKYPNKTITWLIPYGPGGGFDLHSRAMVPGLRKALGVNIIIRNQPGAGGNIAWNLTWASKPDGYTISTVNIPGAIVSELFNEPKPHYSLKKFSWIGQISAGPYVFAVGAKTPFHKPEDLRNAKEVLVTGTGVGGTAWVTEVLTAAVMKFNHRFVLGYPSAPASNMGIVRGEGDGRALGLDSPGQMRFVREGDMRALWVYLDERSPEFPNVPTVGELGHPELTVLASHRVVTAPPNMPKDRLEILQNAFNAATKDPDVLARFAQMKAKIEPVVGQDWVDMLNGFYGLIQDNAEIVKKSLKN
- a CDS encoding SDR family NAD(P)-dependent oxidoreductase, with product MGRLQDKVAFITGGGGGIGGATAMLFAEEGAGLTVVDRDGAAAEAKAAEIRERVPSADVLPLAADLSDEAEARRTMAAASAHFSGLDVLVNVAGIRVYGPLADAEEDSWDSILAVNLMATVHCCKTAVPLLRARSGGSIVNVSSVFGVTGRAGMGQYDVTKAAVVSLGRTLAIEEVGHGIRVNTVCPGPTITPFHIARAEARGISEEELRRTGAQHTLMKRWGEPREVASTILFLASDESSFVTGTTLVVDGGASAASA